GGGGAGCCGAGCTGGACGTCAGCGGCCGGGTGCGGATCTCCTGCTATCGCGACTGTCCGACGCTGTCGGCCGGTGAGCGCTGGCGTATCGATGTCCGTCTCAAACCGCGTCATGGTTCGCTGAATCCGGGCGGTTTCGACTATGAGCGCTGGCTGTTCGAGCAGGGGCTCGTCGCGACCGGCTATCCGCGTGGACGGGATGCCTTCGCGCGCCTGGACACGGGACCGGGGGGGTATTGGCTGACCCGCCTGCGTCAGCGTCTGGCCGAGCATCTGGCCCGAATGCTGGACGGTTCGCCGCAACTCGGGCTGATCCAGGCGCTGACCCTGGGCGAGCGTAGCGCACTGGAGCGCGAGACCTGGGAGACCTTCAGCCGCACCGGCACCAGTCACCTGGTCGCCATCTCGGGGCTGCATGTGGGGCTGGTGGCCGGCGGTGTCTTCTGGCTGGCCCGCCGGCTGTGGGCGCGGAGCACGCGTCTGACCCTGCTCCTGGCGGCTCCACGCGCGGCGGCGGTCTTCAGTCTGCTGGCCGGGTTCGGCTACGCGGCGCTGGCCGGATTCGCCATCTCGACCCAGCGGGCACTCATCATGCTGGCCGTGGTGCTGGGAGCGCTGTTCTGGCAGCGCACGCTGCGGCCTTATCAGGCGCTGAGGCTGGCCCTGGTCGGGGTGCTGGTCTGGGATCCGGGGGCCGTGCTGTCCTACGGCTTCTGGCTGTCGTTCGGGGCTGTGGCCTTTCTGCTGCTGCACCTGGGGCAGCGGTTGCCGGGCCGCGATCTCTGGACGCGCTGGGGACGGGCGCAATGGGCGGTCGGTCTGGGGCTGCTGCCGCTACTCTTTCTCTTCTTCGGTCAGGCATCGCTGATCGCGCCACTGGTCAATCTGGTGGCGGTTCCGCTGTTCAGTGCGCCGATCCTGCCGCTGGTGCTGATCGCCAGTCTCCTGAGCCTCGTTCCGGTCACTGGATTCGCTGTGCCGCTGCGTCTGGTCGCCGATGGTCTCGGCTGGTGCCTGAACGGGCTGGACTGGCTGGCCGCTCAGCCCTGGTCGGCGGTTCACCTGCCTGCGCAACCGCTGTGGGCCTGGGGATCGGCCCTGTTGGGGGCGGTGTTGCTCCTTGCGCCGCGCGGTCTGCCGGGGCGCTGGCTGGGCTGGATTCTGATGTTGCCGCTGGTGGCCGCCCGTCCGGCGACACCGGGTTGGGGCGAGGTCTGGTTCAGTCTGCTCGATGTCGGTCAGGGACAGGCGGCCGTGGTCGAGACCCTGGACGGCATTCTGGTCTATGACGCGGGACCGGCCTATCCGGGCGGATTCGACACGGGCGCGATGATGGTGGCGCCCTTTCTGCGCTCACGCGGAATCGAGCGTATCGATCGGCTCGTCGTCAGTCATGCCGATCGGGATCATGCGGGGGGTGCGGCGGGTCTGTTGGCGCTCGTGCCCGCCGATGACATTCTCACCGGCGAGCCGGCGCGGCTGAAGCTGGCCGGTGCCCAACCCTGTCTGGCTGGAGAGACCTGGGTTTGGTCGGGCGTAGCCTTTCGTCTGCTGCATCCGAAGCCTGCCGAACTCGCGGCTGGTCTCAAAGGCAACGAGGCGTCCTGTGTCCTGGAGATCCGCACGGCGGATCAGGCCATTCTGCTGACTGGCGATGTGGGCGCCCGAACCGAGGAACGACTGGCCGAGCATCTGGGGGCGGATTGGCGCGTGACGGTGCTGATCGCCGGCCATCACGGGAGCGCCACCTCGACCTCGGCGCGTCTACTGGACGCGGCTCGGCCGGAGTGGGTGCTGTTCTCGTCCGGCTATGCCAATCAGTTCGGTTTTCCGGCACGCGCGGTGCGCGAGCGTCTGGCCGCGCGCGGCATTCCCACCCTGAACACGGCGCTCGACGGTGCCATCCGGTTCAGGTTGGGGCCGAACGGCTGGATTGAGGCGCCGCAGGGATGGCGCACGCACGCCGGACGGCTGTGGACTCATCGTCCGGCGCGGCCGCCCTGAGGCGATCGAGCGTCTGGTGGTGGCGTGTGTGTGCCGACAGTGGCTCGAATGTTCCGATCACTCGATGAGGATCGCGCACAGCAGCAGCGCCAGGGTCTCGGTCAGTTCGACCAGGGCGCCGGCGGTGTCGCCGGTGAAGCCGGAGATCCGCGCCAGCATGGCACGTCGCGCGATCCGGTAGAGCGCCAGCGCCGCCAGGATCAGCGCCAGCCCCGGCCAGCCGCCGAGCGCCAGCATCACGACGCCGGATGCCGAAACGCTCAACCAGGCCGCCCGCTTGGGCAGATGGTTGAATTGATCGGTGGCCATGCCCTGCCGGCGCGCATAGGGCGTGGTCAGCAGCAGTAGCGGCAACTGCGCCCGTGCCAACATGGGCGCGGCGAGCAGCGGCCAGACGACCCCGGCCAGGATCAATGTCTTCAGTGCCGCCCATTTGGCGAGCAGCACCAGCCCGATGAGCGTGACGGCCGCCGGGCCGCTACGCGGATCCTTCATGATCTCCAGCGTGCGCTCGCGGCTGCCGAGTCCGCCGATCCAGGCGTCCGCGCTGTCGGCCAGTCCATCCAGATGCAGCGCGCCGCTCGACCAGACCCAGAGCATCAGCACCAGAGCCGCCGCGACATCGGGCGGCGCATCCCCCTGCACGAACAGGAAGGCGGCGAACGCCGCCGGCGCGCCCATCGCCAGGCCGACGAACGGATACCAGGGCACCGAACGCCCGGTCTCGTGCGGTTGCGTCTCACCGGGGTCGGGGAAGGGGAGCCGGGAGAGGAAACGTCCGGCGATCCAGAGTGGGCGGAGTCGTGTCATTCGATCGTACCGTGAGCAATCAGACTCGGACATCCCGGTGGCGGGTAGATCCGCAGTCGGGTGAGACAGGCATGGGGGACTTCGAGCCGCAACAATCCGGCATCGGCCATGCACAACACCTCAGCGACCAGTACGCGGATGACGCCACCGTGGGTGATCAGGAGCGTATGGGCGTCGCACTGGCCGAGCAGGGTTTGCCAGGCCGCCAGCACCCTGGCGCGAAAGTCGGCGAACGGCTCGGCGCGCGGCGGGGTGTAGCCGGCCGGATCGTCCCAGAATCGCTGGAGCTGATCGCTCGGGATCGCATCGAGTGGAACGCCCTCCCAGTCGCCGAAGGCGCGCTCGCGCCAGTCGTCCGCCAGGGTCAGGGGCAAGCCGCGCGCGGCGGACAGTTCACGGGCGAAGTCGGCACACCGGCGCGCGGGCGAGGCGATGATCCGCGTCCAGCCGGGCGAGCCGATGCCGGCCGTTGCGTGCCGCATCTGCTCCCAGCCGAGTGGACTCAAGGGATCGTCGCGTTCGCCGCGAAAACAGGCGCCGCCCTCGACATCGCCATGACGCAAGAGGTCGACGAAGCACTCAGGCATGGCCCGGCTCACGTGCAGACCGAGCCAAACAGCGTGGCCGACTCGCCGTCACTCACGCCTCGCTCACGCCCGCTTCGTCGAAGGTGGCCATCTTCCGGTGCACGACACAGGCCATGCGCAGCAGGGGCACCAGAGCCGCGCCGCCCGTGGCCTCGCCGAGCCGCAGCCGCAGATGCAGGTAGGGGTCGGCGTCGAGCGCCTCCATCATGTGCCGATGCCCAGGCTCGGCCGAGCCGTGCGAGAACAGCATCCAGTCACGCACGCCGGGATTGATCCGGGTGGCCACCAGGGCCGCCGAGCTGATGATGAAGCCATCGACCAGGATCGGCAGTCCGAGCTGCGCGGCGCGGATGAAGGCGCCCGTGCTGGCGGCGATGTCGAAACCGCCGAGACGCCGCAGCAACTCCAGCGGTCCATGTTCGGAGCGGGCATGAAGCTCCAGGGCTGCGGCGATCACCTGAGCCTTGCGCGAGACGCCCTGGCTGTCGAGTCCGGTGCCGGGGCCGGTCAGGATCGACGGCTCCAGATCCAGCAGGGCGCAGGCCAGCGCGGTCGCCGGGGTGGTGTTGCCGATGCCCATTTCGCCGCAGATCAGGAGTCGCGCGCCCTCGTCGACGGCGCGTTCGACCGCCGTGCGGCCGATGTCGAGTGCGCGCGCGAGCTGGTCATCGGTCATGGCCGGTTCACGGGCGATGTTGCCGGTGCCCGCACCGAGCCGTTCGGAACGCACGCCGGCGACCGGGCCGGGGTCGGTGGCGATGCCCAGATCGAAGATCTCCATCACGGCGTCGATCGCCTCGGCCATCACCGAGACGGCCGCGCCGCCGCGCGCGATGTTGTGCAGCATCTGGAGCGTGACTTCGCGCGGGAAGCAGGACACGCCCTCGGTGGCCACGCCGTGATCGGAGACGAATTGCAGGATGCGCACCGGGTCGGGCGTGGGCGCGTCCGTACCCTGCATCCCGGCGAGCCGGATCGCCATCTCTTCCAGGCGACCGAGCGAACCGCGCGGTTTGGTGAGCTGATCCTGACGTGCCTGGGCCGCCGCGGCGGCCTGATGATCGATGGAGCGGCAGGGGTGTTGAATCCAGTCGAGCGTCATGTTCATGGGACTTTGATGTCAGGCTGTCGATGGGCATCGCTAGACTCTGCCCATCCTACGAAGGGTTATTGGAGTTACGGCTGATACCGGAGCGTCAAATAGAACGAGCGCCCGAGCTGATTGTATAGATAGGCGGTCTCGTACTCTTCGTCGAGCGCGTTTTCGAGACTCGCCTGCAAGCGTAGCGCTGGATTGATCCGGTATTCGGCGCGCAGGTCGAGCAGCGCATAGCCGTCGAGCCGGTTCTTGTTGGCCAGATCGTCGTAACGTCGGCCGGCGACGAAGACCGTGCCCCCGAGCGACCAGCGGTCGAAGCGCCGTTCCAGGTCGATCTCCAGACTCTGTTCGGGACGCCGTGGCAGGAGATTGCCCTGGTTGGCGTCAGGTGAGCGGTTCTCGGGATCGAGCAGGGTCAGGCTGGTCTTGAGGCTCCAGTCGCGATAGTCGGCACGGGTCGTCGCTTCCAGGCCGCGAATGCGCGCGCGCCGGACGTTGGCCGCCGCCGACAGTGCCGCATCATAGGCGATCAGATCGTCGATGTCGGTCTCGTAGAGGCTCAGATCCCAGCGTCCGTCGATCCCGGGGCCGACCGGCAGCTCACCGGCGATTCCCAGCTCCCAGCTGCGCGAGCGCTCCGGGTCCAGGTCCGGGTTGCCGTAGCTGGGGTAATAGAGATCGTTGAAGCTCGGCGCCTTGAAGGCGGTGCCATAGGCCAGCGAGACGCGCAGGCCGGTGTCGAACACATAGCCGAGCGCGGCATTGCCGGTGCCGTGCCCGCCCAGATCGCCGTCCTCGTCCTGGCGCAGGCTGAGCTTGAGATCCGCCGCGCCGAGGCTGGCCTGATATTCGCCGAAGACGCCCAGGTTGTCGCGGGTGTCGCGACTGTAGTCGACGGTGCCGTCGACGTGGTCGACGCGATAATCCAGACCCAGTGTGGCCAGCTGGGCCTTGGTAAGACGCCAGTCGTTCTGCAACGAGAGACTGTCGCGCGTGGTCTCGAAGCGATCGACGAAACGCTCGCCGTCGTCCGTGTCCGGATCGTCGAAGAAGGAGCGATAACTGTCCAGGCTCTGTCCGGCGGCCAGCGTCAGGGTCCAGGGCGTGAGCGGCTTGAGGATCGCCTTGGCGCCCAGCACCTGCTGTTCGGAGCGCGAGACGTTGCCGGCGAAGGCCGAGCCGTCGAAGTCGAGTCGGCCCTCGGTGCGCAGGGCGTTGAACTCCAGCTCGGCCTGCTCGCTGAAGCTGTAACCGGCGCGCAGACTCAGGCCCAGATTGCGATAGGGATCGCGGTCGTCCTGCTCGACACCGCAGCCGGCGAAAGGCTTGGAGCGTCCGGAGCAGGCGTCGATGCCATGGGTGCGGTCGAGGCTCGCGCCCAGATCGACCCAGCCGCGCTCGCCGCCGCCCGAGAGTCCGGCGGCAACGCGGGTGGTGTGGAGGGTGCCGGCCCCCAGCGTCAGGCGTGGCGACCAGTCACCGCCGCCGCGGCGGGTGAAGATCTGGATCACGCCGCCGATGGCCTCCGATCCATAGAGACTGGAGCGCGGCCCGCGCACCACCTCGATGCGTTCGATCTGCTCGATCGGCAGATCCTCCAGCGAGGCCGTGCCCGAGGTCGCCGAGCCGATCTTGATGCCGTCGACCAGCACCAGCACATGGTTTGAGTTGGTGCCGCGCAGAAAGAGCGAGGATTGATGACCGGGGCCGCCGGTGCGCACGAGGCTGACGCCGGGCAGACCGCGCAGCAGATCCGGCACCGAGCGCGCCTGACGGCGTTCGATCTCGGGGCGGTCGATGACTGTGACCGAGGCCAGCGTCGTGCTCTCGGGTTCAGCGGTCCGGGTGGCCGTGACCACCACGGATTCGAGTTGAGTGGGCGTCTCGTCGGCCAGGACGAGACCGGCCAGCGGCAGGCTCAGCGCCGCCAGCATCCAGGGATGGGACATGGTTCTTCGACTCCGTGCAGTGAGTCAGGCACACCCGCCTGACTCGACAGGGGAGGGCCGCGATGGGGAGCCGAATGGACGCGCGCCGAATCGCCGGACGAGCCGGGGCACGGGTGCACGGTCGTCGCCCCACGCGACCCCGTTCATGGAGCCGGCCTCTGTAGTGTTGGCACGGCTCCGATCCCCTGGCCGGTCTCCGGACTCACGAGCGAGGTGCTTGGGACACTCCGACGCGACGCCTTCCCATGAGCCTGTGCTCACAGTGGCCGTCTGTCGCGTCTTGACTCGTCTACCGTTGCGGGGGCAGTGCCGGCTTTCCTCGGTCACACTGGACGAGGGCACCGGCTTCCCGTTCAACCGCTGGGTGAAGACCACCAAGCGGCACCGGGGGATCAAGGGCGGCTATTAAACAGTGTTTGTGGGGAAATGACGAATTTTTCGAGGGGCGTTTGCCGTTGACTGAAGCGGCAAGACCCGGCCGAGCAAGAACTCGACCGGGTCTTGGACATCAGCCCGCTCGGGGCGATTCAGCGGGAGGCGGCGCCTCAGTAGTCCATGTCGTCCATGCCGCCGGCGGGCGCGGCCGATGCCTTCTCCTTCTTCGGCTCGTCGGCGACCATGGCCTCGGTGGTGATCATCAGACCCGCGACCGAGCAGGCGTTCTGCAACGCCGAGCGCGTGACCTTGGTCGGATCGATGACGCCCATCTCCATCATGTCGCCGAACTCGCCGTTGGCGGCGTTGTAGCCGAAGCTGCCGGAGCCGTCGGCGACCGTGTTGAGGATGACAGACGGCTCTTCACCCGCGTTGGCGACGATCTGACGCAGCGGCTCTTCCATCGCACGCCGGGCGATGGTGATGCCGACGGTCTGGTCGTCGTTCGCGCCCTTCAGATCCTTGATCGCGGTGAGTGCACGCACCAGGGCGACACCGCCGCCGGGCACGATGCCTTCCTCGACCGCCGCGCGGGTCGCGTGCAGGGCATCCTCGACGCGCATCTTCTTTTCCTTCATCTCGATCTCGGTGGCCGCGCCGACCTTGATCACGGCCACGCCACCGGCCAGCTTGGCCAGACGCTCCTGGAGCTTCTCGCGATCGTAGTCGGAGCTGGTCTCCTCGACCTGAGCGCGGATCTGCTCGCAACGGGCCTTGATGTCGTCGTGCGAGCCGGCGCCGTCGATGATGGTGGTGTCGTCCTTGCCGACCTGGACGCGCTTGGCGGTACCCAGATCGTTCAGGGTCGCCTTCTCCAGCGACAGGCCGACTTCCTCGGAGATCACGGTCGCGCCGGTCAGGATGGCGATGTCCTGGAGCATGGCCTTGCGACGATCACCGAAGCCGGGCGCCTTGACCGCACAGACCTTGAGAATGCCGCGCAGGGTGTTGACCACCAGGGTCGCCAGCGCCTCGCCCTCGATGTCCTCGGCGAGGATCAGCAGCGGCTTGCCGGCCTTGGCGACACCTTCCAGCACGGGGAGAAGATCACGGATGTTGGAGATCTTCTTGTCGTACAGCAGGATGAAGGGATCGTCCAGCTCGGTCTTCTGGCTCTGCTGGTTGTTGATGAAGTAGGGCGACAGATAGCCGCGGTCGAACTGCATGCCTTCGACCAGATCCAGCTCGTTGTGCAGCGACTTGCCTTCCTCAACCGTGATGACGCCTTCCTTGCCGACCTTCTCCATCGCCTCGGCGATGATGTTGCCGATCGAGTCGTCGGAGTTGGCCGAGATGGTGCCGACTTGGGCGATCTCCTTGTTGGTCGAGCAGGGACGCGACAGGGCTTGCAGCTCCTTGATCGCGGCCTCGACGGCCTGATCCATGCCGCGCTTGATGTCCATCGGGTTCATGCCGGCGGCAACCGACTTCAGGCCCTCGCGGACCATGGCCTGCGCCAGCACGGTCGCGGTGGTGGTGCCGTCGCCGGCGATGTCGGAGGTCTTGGAGGCGACCTCTTTCACCATCTGCGCACCCATGTTCTCGAACTTGTCCTTGAGTTCGATCGCCTTGGCGACCGAGACGCCGTCCTTGGTGACGGTCGGCGCGCCCCAGGACTTCTCGATCACGACGTTGCGGCCCTTCGGACCCAGCGTGACCTTGACCGCATTGGCCAGGACGTCGACGCCGCGCAACATGCGGACACGGGCGTTTTCACTGAAGAAGATCTGCTTGGCAGCCATTGCTCGATGAGCCTCTCGACTTGGATTCGGGATGTTGCGGTATCAGATGCGCTCAGGGGCTTATTCGATGACGCCCATCAGGTCGTCTTCGCGCATCACCAGCAGCTTCTCGTCGCCGACCTTGACCTCGGTGCCGGAATACTTGCCGAACAGCACCCGGTCGCCGACCTTGACGTCGAGTGCGCGCACATCGCCGTTGTCGAGGATCTTGCCCTTGCCGACGGCGACGACTTCGCCCTGGCTCGGCTTCTCGGTCGCGCTGTCGGGGATGAGGATGCCGCCGGCGGAGGTGCGCTCCTCTTCACTGCGACGGATGACGACACGATCATGCAAAGGACGGAGGTTCATGGATCTTGGATCTCCCTTGAGGAAGGTCAGTGTGGATCGATCGGGTTGAGGTTGTTAGCACTCTTTCGGTGCGAGTGCTAACAATGTAATCGCAAAAATGGCCGTGTCAAGGGGGATGCACGCGGCTTGATGGCGACGCCGTTTCCCGACACACTGCGCCGCTTGTCTCATCGATACGCGCTCGACTTCAGGAATCCCAGCTACCGCCGTGACCGCCATCCGCATTCGCCGCATCCCCGACCAGGATGCCCCCATCCCAGCCCGCCATCCGGATGAACTTCTGAGCGTCCTCTATGCCCATCGCGGTCTGAGTGATCCGGCCGAGGCCGCGCCCGGACTCGGGACGCTCGCGCCCGTGACGGCCCTGTATGGAATGGAGGCCGCCGTGAACCGGCTGGTCGCGGCGATCCGGTCCGAGCAGTCCATCCTGGTGGTCGGCGACTATGACGCCGACGGTGCCACCGGCAGCGCGCTCGCGGTGCGCGGGCTGCGCGATCTGGGCGCACGCCGGGTGTCGTTCCTGGTGCCGAGCCGCTTCTCCAACGGCTATGGGCTGAGTCCCGCCGTGGTCGAGGCGGCGTGCGGGCAGGGCGCGGATGTCATCCTGACGGTCGACAACGGCATCTCCAGTCATGCGGCCATGGCGCGCGCCCGCGAGCTGGGGTTGAGCGTGGTCGTGACCGATCATCATCTGCCCGGCGACGCGCTGCCCGAGGCCGATGCCATCGTCAATCCCAATCAGCCGGGCTGCGGCTTCCCGAGCAAGCATCTGGCCGGGGTCGGCGTGGTCTTCTATCTGCTCGCCGCATTGCGCGGGCGGCTACGCGAGAGCGGCTGGTTCGGCGCCGACCGGCCCGAACCCAATCTGGCCGAGCGGCTCGATCTGGTCGCGCTCGGCACGGTCGCCGATGTGGTCAGCCTGGATCGCAACAACCGCATCCTGGTCGAGCAGGGACTCAGACGAGTGCGCGCCGGGCGCGCCTGTGCCGGGGTGCTGGCCCTGCTCCAGGTGGCCGGACGCGATCCGGCACGCGCGACGGCGGCCGATTTCGGCTTCTTCGTCGCCCCCCGGCTCAATGCCGCCGGACGCCTGACCGAGATGTCGCTCGGTGTCGAGTGTCTGCTGACCGACGACCCGGACCGGGCGCTCGCGATGGCCCAGCAGCTCGATGCGCTCAACCGCGAACGCCGGGCGATCGAGGGCGCCATGAAAGAGGCCGCCGAGGCCGTGCTCGACGCCCTGATCCTCGATGGCGACTCACTGCCGCCCGGACTCTGTCTGTTCGGCGAGGACTGGCATCAGGGCGTGTCGGGAATCGTCGCCGCGCGTCTGCGCGAGCGCTATCATCGCCCGACGATTGCTTTCGCCGACGCCGGTGATGGCCGGTTGCGCGGCTCGGGACGTTCGATCGAGGGGCTGCATCTGCGCGATGCCATCGACTGGGTCGATCGCCGGCATCCGGAGCTGATCGAGTATTTCGGCGGACATGCCATGGCGGCGGGGCTGACGTTGCGTCCTGGGTGTCTGGAGCCGTTTCGCGACGCCTTCGTCGAGGCCGTCAGAGTACAGCTCGGCGACATTCCGCCGACACCCGAGATCCGTTCCGACGGCGCCCTGCCGGCCGAACTCCTGACGCTGGAGACCGCCGAGGCGCTGCGTTTCGCCGGTCCCTGGGGTAAGGATTTCCCCGAGCCGCGTTTCGATGACGTGTTCGAGGTCGTCGAGGCGCGCCTCGTCGGCGATGACCGACGACATCTGAAACTCAGGGTCGCGCCGCCGGGTGGGGCCGTGATCGAGGCGATCGGCTTCGGTCTCGGTGAGCGGATCGAGGCTGCGCGCGGTGCGGTGCGTCTGGTCTATCGGCTGGACGTGAACAGTTATCGCGGGCGGCAATCGCTGCAACTGCTGGTCGATCATCTGGCCGACCCAGTGGAGATGTGACAAGACAGGTTGAATTGAATGCAATTACATGATGATGAGTTGGAATACGACGACGAGGACGATCAGCCGCAAGGCCCGAGCAAGAGCCAGATCAAGCGCGACAAGCTAGTGCTCCAGGCGCTCGCCGAGCGGATGGCGTCGATGCCGCACCATGAGCTGGAGCGGCTCAATCTCAGTGAGGCGACCTGGGTCGCACTCGACGAGACGCCGCGCATCAAGGATCTGCGCGCCCGCAAGCGCCACTGGAAGCGCATCGCCAATCTGCTCGAACGCGAGGACATGGAAGCTGTCCATGTGCTGATCGACGGTGCCGAGGAGCGCGAGCGTGCCGCCACCGCGCACCATCATGCGCTGGAGCGTTGGCGCGAGCGTCTGATCACCGAGGGTGATGGGGCGGTGACCGAATTCATCGAAGCCTGCCCGGAAGTCGACCGCCAGCAATTGCGCGCCCTGGTCCGCGCCGCTCAGCGCGATACCGAGCGCGGCAAGCCGGATGCGCCGCGCAAGCTGTTCCGGTTCCTGCGCGACTCCCTGGACTGATCGACCCAAGGACGCGCCGCAGGGTCAGCCGGTGGCTGGAGGCTCGACCGGGTGGCCATGGTGGTCGCCGCCGTAATGCCAGCGGTTGCGGCCGTCCTGCTTCGATCGATACATGGCCTGGTCGGCGACTTGCAACAGGCGGGCGAAGTGATGCCCATCCCTGGGTGCCAGGGCGATGCCGATACTCGCGCCGATGCGGGCCTCACCAGCTGGCGTCAGTATGGCGGCGGCCAGACTCGTCAGCAGTTTCGACGCCACGGCTCCGGCGTCGGTCGGCTGGGTGACGAGCGCGTCGGCCAGCGGGGCAAACTGGGCGAGCAGAAACAATCGCGCTGGCCGATAACCGCGCCGCAGAACGCGCAGCGTCGCAACGAAGACCAGGAGCGTCATGGTGGTGCCGACCCAGAATGCCAGCTGGTTCCCCAGCGTGTATTGGCCGGCGATCGCCAGGGCGATCATGCCCAGCGCAGCCAGCATGATCGCGCGCAGTGCAAGATCGAGCCACGGCGTCTGTCCGGGCGTGTCGAGAAAGCGACGCGCCCACCAGGACAGAGCGATGAAATGCAGCGCGGGTATCAGGACATGCTGGTAATCGGCCAGCCAGAGATTCGTCGGCCAGAGGTACTGGTAGGCGTGGCCGTCGCCCCGCTTCAAGGTGCCGGCGTTCTCATGCACGTCAAGCTTCAGCCAGATCACATCACGGGTTAATCCAAAGCCGGCTTGTCCCGCGAGCGGTGTGAAGGGGCGTTCGCGTATCGGGTCGAAGTCCGGTCGACCGCCGGGGTCGCGCAACACGGAGAGATAGCCCTCGGTGCGCTGGCCTTGGGGGCGATCCTCCAGCACCAGGGGGGCGGACAGGGCATCACTCAGCCAGAGTGTCGTCAGCACCAGCACGGTCGCGATTTTGTATAACACATGGTTTTTCATCATTCTTTCGGTCTGTGCGCGACAGGGGTGGCGAGCGTGACGCAGGTACATCGATGATAGGGGATGTGGCGTCCTTTGTGGCAAGCGGCTGTTGTCTTCAGGTGTCCGCTGCGTCAGGTCGGCTTTACACCGGCGTATCAGCAGAACCGTCGGGCGGCGCCTGATTCTCGGGGTTGTTCGGTGGCGATGGTCTGATCGATACTCGATCCCCATCAGGCTCAACATCGACTGGAGAATCGAGATGCAGTTGAACCGTGGTCAGCGCGTGGCCCTGCCGGATGTGGTGTCCTCGATGAACCTTGAGGTTGGCATCGACCTTCAGGGGATCGCCGTCGACGTCTCCTGCTTTGGTGTCGATGCCGATGGTCGACTCGCCGATGAGCGCTACATGACCTTCTTCAACCAGGCGCAGACTCCATGCGGCGGCGTGCAGCTTGGGAGTCCGGCCGGTTTCGGGGCCGGCTTCCGGCTTGCACTGGATCGGCTACCGCCGAGCATCGACCGGCTGGTCTTCGTGGCCGCGATCGACGGAGCCGGGACCATGCGGCAACTCACCGCCGGGCGCGTGTGTCTCGTCGAGCAAGGGCAGATCAAGGCTACCTTCACACTGCGCGGGAGCGACTTCGCCGATGAGCGCGCCCTGATGCTCACCGAGATCTACCGCAAGGACGGGGTCTGGCGTCTGAGTGCCACAGGGCAGGGCTTCAACGGCGGTCTGGATGCTCTGGTGCGTCACTTCGGTGGTGAGGTCGCCGAGCCGACACCGGCCACGCCCCCACCGGCACCAGAACCGGCGCGGCTGTCGCTGGAGAAGCGCGTCGAGCAGCAGGCGCCGCGACTGGTCAGTCTGGTCAAGACCGCGCGGGTGAGTCTGGAGAAGCAGGGTCTACAGGGACTGCGCGCGCGGGTCGGTCTGGTGCTCGATGCAAGCGGCTCGATGGGGCGTCAGTACAAAAGCGGGCGCGTTCAGGAACTGCTCGACCGGGTGTTGCCGCTGGCCCTGCACTTCGACGATGACGGCAGTCTCGATGTCTGGGCTTTCGACACCACGCCCAAGCCGCTCGATCCCGCGACCCTGGACAACATCGGCGACTACATCAACACCGTCCGGGGCGGTTGGAAGAAGTGGTACGGCGGCGCCAACGACGAACCGCGCGTGATGCGTGAGGTCATCGACCATTACCGCCGCGATCCCCAGGCACCGCCTGCCTATGTGCTGTTCGTCAGCGATGGCGGCGT
The sequence above is drawn from the Allochromatium vinosum DSM 180 genome and encodes:
- a CDS encoding 7TM diverse intracellular signaling domain-containing protein; the protein is MMKNHVLYKIATVLVLTTLWLSDALSAPLVLEDRPQGQRTEGYLSVLRDPGGRPDFDPIRERPFTPLAGQAGFGLTRDVIWLKLDVHENAGTLKRGDGHAYQYLWPTNLWLADYQHVLIPALHFIALSWWARRFLDTPGQTPWLDLALRAIMLAALGMIALAIAGQYTLGNQLAFWVGTTMTLLVFVATLRVLRRGYRPARLFLLAQFAPLADALVTQPTDAGAVASKLLTSLAAAILTPAGEARIGASIGIALAPRDGHHFARLLQVADQAMYRSKQDGRNRWHYGGDHHGHPVEPPATG
- a CDS encoding VWA domain-containing protein, coding for MQLNRGQRVALPDVVSSMNLEVGIDLQGIAVDVSCFGVDADGRLADERYMTFFNQAQTPCGGVQLGSPAGFGAGFRLALDRLPPSIDRLVFVAAIDGAGTMRQLTAGRVCLVEQGQIKATFTLRGSDFADERALMLTEIYRKDGVWRLSATGQGFNGGLDALVRHFGGEVAEPTPATPPPAPEPARLSLEKRVEQQAPRLVSLVKTARVSLEKQGLQGLRARVGLVLDASGSMGRQYKSGRVQELLDRVLPLALHFDDDGSLDVWAFDTTPKPLDPATLDNIGDYINTVRGGWKKWYGGANDEPRVMREVIDHYRRDPQAPPAYVLFVSDGGVHQNREITNLMREAAPYPIFWQFMGLGGRNYGILEKLDTLSGRVVDNCGFFAIDDLRDLTEAQLYDRLLQEFPDWLKAARGKGIIR
- the yjgA gene encoding ribosome biogenesis factor YjgA — encoded protein: MQLHDDELEYDDEDDQPQGPSKSQIKRDKLVLQALAERMASMPHHELERLNLSEATWVALDETPRIKDLRARKRHWKRIANLLEREDMEAVHVLIDGAEERERAATAHHHALERWRERLITEGDGAVTEFIEACPEVDRQQLRALVRAAQRDTERGKPDAPRKLFRFLRDSLD